Proteins encoded within one genomic window of Novosphingobium sp. EMRT-2:
- a CDS encoding cobyric acid synthase, translating into MAGLMLQGTGSDVGKSVLVAGLCRALANRGVRVLPFKPQNMSNNAAVTVDGGEIGRAQALQALAARAAPHTDMNPVLLKPQADRMSQLVVHGRVRGTLGSADFREGRRSLLPEVLESWHRLRARCDLVVVEGAGSPAEINLRDGDIANMGFARAAGVPVVLVGDIDRGGVIASLAGTRAVLDPADAAMIRGFIVNKFRGDPALFADGYEAIGRLTGWPGFGLVPWIAATARLPSEDAVVLDRAAPATPGRKLVACPILPRIANFDDLDPLRQEPEVEVAMVPPGTPIPAHAAMIVLPGSKATIADMAFLRAQGWDIDIHAHYRRGGAVLGICGGYQMLGRRIADPLGIEGDPRAIAGLGLLDVETVLTPDKALRRVRGVALGAAFEGYEMHMGETTGPGAAHGFACLDGARADGAISADGHVFGTYCHGLFAAPGLRAAVLARIGARSNGADHDHAVDAALDELAGELERHLDVDGLLALARAGLA; encoded by the coding sequence ATGGCTGGCCTGATGCTGCAGGGGACCGGTTCCGACGTGGGCAAATCGGTGCTGGTCGCGGGGCTGTGCCGCGCGCTGGCCAACCGCGGCGTGCGCGTCCTGCCGTTCAAGCCGCAGAACATGTCGAACAACGCGGCGGTCACCGTCGATGGTGGCGAGATCGGGCGGGCGCAGGCGTTGCAGGCGCTGGCCGCACGCGCCGCGCCGCATACCGACATGAATCCCGTGCTGCTCAAGCCGCAGGCGGATCGTATGTCGCAACTCGTGGTCCATGGCCGGGTGCGCGGCACGCTGGGATCGGCCGATTTCCGCGAAGGGCGGCGCAGCCTGCTGCCCGAAGTGCTCGAAAGCTGGCACCGCCTGCGCGCGCGCTGCGATCTGGTGGTGGTCGAAGGCGCCGGCTCGCCGGCCGAGATCAACCTGCGCGATGGTGACATCGCCAACATGGGCTTCGCGCGCGCGGCGGGGGTGCCGGTGGTGCTGGTGGGCGATATCGACCGGGGCGGGGTGATCGCGTCGCTGGCGGGGACGCGCGCGGTGCTTGATCCGGCCGACGCGGCAATGATCCGGGGCTTCATCGTCAACAAGTTCCGGGGCGATCCCGCGCTGTTCGCCGATGGCTACGAGGCGATCGGCCGGTTGACGGGCTGGCCGGGCTTCGGGCTGGTGCCCTGGATTGCGGCCACCGCCCGGTTGCCCAGCGAGGATGCGGTGGTGCTCGACCGCGCGGCCCCGGCCACGCCAGGGCGCAAGCTGGTCGCCTGCCCGATCCTGCCGCGCATCGCCAACTTCGATGATCTCGATCCCTTGCGGCAAGAGCCGGAGGTGGAGGTAGCGATGGTTCCGCCCGGCACGCCGATCCCCGCCCATGCCGCGATGATCGTGCTGCCCGGATCAAAAGCGACGATCGCCGACATGGCCTTCCTGCGCGCGCAGGGCTGGGACATCGACATCCATGCCCATTACCGGCGCGGCGGCGCGGTGCTGGGGATCTGCGGCGGATACCAGATGCTTGGTCGCCGGATCGCCGATCCGCTGGGGATCGAGGGCGATCCGCGCGCCATCGCCGGGCTTGGCCTTCTGGACGTGGAAACCGTGCTTACGCCGGACAAGGCGTTGCGGCGCGTGCGGGGCGTGGCGCTCGGCGCGGCGTTCGAGGGCTACGAGATGCATATGGGCGAAACCACGGGGCCGGGCGCGGCGCATGGGTTCGCCTGTCTGGACGGCGCGCGCGCCGATGGAGCGATCAGCGCCGACGGGCATGTGTTCGGCACCTATTGCCACGGCCTGTTCGCCGCACCCGGCCTGCGCGCGGCCGTGCTGGCGCGGATCGGCGCGCGCTCGAACGGCGCGGACCACGATCATGCGGTCGACGCCGCGCTCGACGAACTGGCGGGCGAGCTGGAGCGGCATCTCGATGTCGACGGCTTGCTGGCGCTCGCGCGGGCGGGCCTTGCATGA
- the cobU gene encoding bifunctional adenosylcobinamide kinase/adenosylcobinamide-phosphate guanylyltransferase: MTSLLVLGGARSGKSRYAQQRVEACGGRLAYIATAQALDAEMEDRIARHRADRDARWHTIEAPLALAAALARAGESHAAILVDCLTLWLSNLLLADRDVQREGMALVEAVATCPVPVALVANEVGLGIVPDNALARRFRDEAGWLNQRLAAMADEVVFVAAGLPMVLKGTGAVVSGV, from the coding sequence ATGACCAGCCTGCTGGTGCTGGGCGGCGCGCGTTCGGGCAAGAGCCGCTATGCGCAGCAGCGCGTGGAAGCGTGCGGGGGTCGGCTGGCCTATATCGCCACCGCGCAGGCGCTCGATGCCGAAATGGAGGACCGGATCGCCCGGCACCGCGCCGATCGCGATGCGCGCTGGCACACCATCGAGGCACCGCTTGCCCTTGCCGCCGCCCTTGCGCGAGCCGGCGAGAGCCACGCCGCGATCCTGGTCGATTGCCTGACGCTCTGGCTGTCCAACCTGCTGCTGGCGGATCGCGACGTGCAGCGCGAAGGCATGGCGCTGGTCGAAGCCGTCGCCACCTGTCCGGTGCCGGTGGCGCTCGTCGCCAACGAGGTGGGGCTGGGGATCGTGCCGGACAATGCGCTGGCGCGCCGCTTCCGTGATGAGGCGGGGTGGCTCAACCAGCGGCTCGCGGCGATGGCGGACGAGGTCGTGTTCGTCGCGGCCGGCCTGCCTATGGTTCTGAAGGGCACGGGCGCGGTCGTATCCGGGGTATGA
- a CDS encoding FadR/GntR family transcriptional regulator gives MTPYENGGKVTARIVETLGRAIVAGEYADRPLPIEADISEQFKASRSVTREAIKMLTAKGLIASRPRLGTRVAPERDWNFLDPDVLRWLLSRGLSLDLLAEFTAFRSAIEPQAASLAIRRNDPEAITRIGEAAERMTTRGISQEDALQADIDFHVAILLASGNRFMIQCRDLVETALRFSIRLTNRQKGVATADSDAHRTIANAIAAGDAERAVSASRDLLNEAAALIEQARRAG, from the coding sequence ATGACCCCCTACGAAAACGGCGGCAAGGTTACCGCCCGCATTGTCGAAACGCTTGGGCGGGCGATCGTTGCCGGCGAATACGCGGATCGCCCTCTGCCCATTGAAGCGGACATCTCGGAACAGTTCAAAGCCAGCCGCAGCGTTACCCGCGAAGCCATCAAGATGCTGACGGCCAAGGGGTTGATCGCGTCCAGGCCCCGGCTCGGCACCCGCGTCGCGCCGGAGCGCGACTGGAATTTCCTCGATCCCGATGTGCTGCGCTGGCTGCTCAGCCGAGGCCTTTCGCTCGATCTGCTGGCGGAGTTCACCGCCTTCCGTAGCGCCATCGAGCCGCAGGCCGCATCGCTGGCGATCCGCCGCAACGATCCGGAGGCGATCACGCGCATCGGGGAAGCGGCGGAGCGCATGACCACGCGCGGGATAAGCCAGGAGGACGCTCTCCAGGCCGACATCGATTTCCATGTCGCCATCCTGCTCGCCAGCGGCAACCGCTTCATGATCCAGTGCCGGGATCTGGTCGAGACAGCGCTGCGCTTCAGCATCCGGCTGACCAACCGGCAGAAGGGCGTGGCGACCGCGGACAGCGACGCTCACCGGACCATCGCCAACGCGATTGCCGCTGGCGATGCGGAACGGGCCGTCAGCGCCAGCCGCGATCTTCTCAACGAAGCGGCCGCGCTGATCGAGCAGGCGCGCCGGGCAGGGTGA
- a CDS encoding 2-dehydro-3-deoxy-6-phosphogalactonate aldolase, with the protein MAVVTLADALPLFAVLRGLEPERAQAVGDALVEAGFGILEVTMNSPDPFASIASLVGSLGDRALIGAGTVTRTDEVDELERLGARLVVSPHCDPALVGHAAGKGMTVLPGVFTPTEMMAALKAGATGIKIFPAEAMPPAGVRAVRAVLPPQVPIFVVGGITATNMADYLQAGATGFGMGGSLFRPGKPLDTIADDARAIVSAFHAAKARR; encoded by the coding sequence ATGGCAGTCGTAACGCTTGCCGATGCCTTGCCGCTGTTTGCGGTATTGCGCGGCCTTGAGCCGGAAAGGGCGCAGGCCGTCGGGGACGCGCTGGTGGAGGCCGGCTTCGGCATCCTTGAGGTGACGATGAATTCGCCCGATCCGTTCGCCAGCATCGCCAGCCTTGTTGGTTCGCTCGGCGATCGCGCGCTGATCGGCGCGGGCACCGTGACGCGCACCGACGAGGTGGACGAACTGGAGCGCCTTGGCGCGCGTCTGGTGGTGTCGCCGCACTGCGATCCGGCGCTGGTCGGCCATGCCGCGGGCAAGGGCATGACCGTGCTGCCGGGCGTGTTTACGCCCACCGAAATGATGGCGGCCCTGAAAGCGGGGGCGACGGGCATCAAGATATTCCCGGCGGAAGCCATGCCGCCTGCGGGCGTCCGCGCTGTCCGGGCGGTGTTGCCGCCGCAGGTGCCGATCTTCGTCGTCGGCGGGATCACAGCCACCAACATGGCCGATTATCTCCAGGCGGGTGCCACCGGCTTCGGCATGGGGGGATCGCTGTTCCGGCCCGGTAAGCCGCTGGACACCATCGCCGACGATGCACGGGCGATCGTTTCCGCGTTCCACGCGGCGAAGGCGCGGCGGTAA
- a CDS encoding sugar kinase, which produces MSRIICFGEMLLRLAARPPALLGQESTLDATFCGAEANVAVALAGFGHDAELITVLPENRLGRAARDAIRAFGVNLAGSPFTSGRMGLYFLSPGAMARPAEILYDRAHSAFADLSPDLFDWPALLNGADWLFVGGITAALGEGPLAALRSAMATARERGVRIAFDCNFRPSLWQDREDQAKRILRELSLAADVLLADPRVIGLMLDRTFADPDPATALHNAAQAMFALAPALTHVAATHREVSSSNNQRLTGLLASRSAVTSTEPVALDAIVDRIGTGDAFAAGIVHGLARGMTPDRTVTFATGCSQWAHAVSGDFLRASEADIESILAGGGDVRR; this is translated from the coding sequence GTGTCCAGGATCATCTGTTTTGGCGAAATGCTGCTGCGCCTGGCGGCCCGGCCGCCGGCGCTGCTGGGGCAGGAAAGCACGCTTGACGCCACGTTCTGCGGCGCGGAAGCCAACGTCGCGGTGGCGCTGGCAGGGTTCGGGCACGATGCGGAACTTATCACCGTGCTGCCCGAAAACCGCCTGGGCCGGGCGGCGCGGGACGCGATCCGCGCGTTCGGCGTGAACCTGGCCGGCAGCCCCTTCACCTCCGGCCGGATGGGGCTGTATTTCCTCTCGCCCGGCGCCATGGCCCGGCCTGCGGAAATTCTCTACGACCGCGCGCATTCGGCATTTGCCGACCTCTCCCCCGATCTGTTCGACTGGCCCGCTCTCCTGAACGGCGCGGACTGGCTGTTCGTGGGTGGCATCACCGCAGCGCTGGGCGAAGGCCCGCTGGCGGCGTTGCGGTCGGCCATGGCCACGGCGCGCGAGCGAGGCGTGCGCATCGCGTTCGACTGCAATTTCCGGCCGAGCCTGTGGCAGGATCGGGAAGATCAGGCGAAACGGATCCTGCGTGAACTGTCGCTGGCTGCAGACGTCCTGCTCGCCGACCCGCGCGTGATCGGCCTGATGCTGGACCGCACTTTCGCCGATCCCGATCCCGCCACGGCGTTGCATAACGCGGCGCAGGCGATGTTCGCGCTCGCCCCCGCCCTCACCCACGTCGCGGCGACGCACCGCGAAGTGTCCTCCAGCAACAACCAGCGCCTGACCGGGCTGCTTGCCAGCCGGTCCGCTGTGACCAGTACCGAGCCCGTTGCGCTGGACGCCATCGTCGACCGGATCGGCACGGGCGACGCCTTTGCCGCGGGCATCGTGCACGGTCTGGCGCGCGGCATGACGCCTGATCGCACCGTCACCTTCGCGACGGGCTGCTCGCAGTGGGCACACGCCGTATCCGGGGACTTTCTGCGCGCCAGCGAAGCGGACATCGAGAGCATCCTCGCCGGTGGCGGGGATGTCCGCCGCTAG
- a CDS encoding molybdopterin cofactor-binding domain-containing protein, which produces MSGGVAGGLSRRGVLRGSAALGLALVVPVGRASAAKAAALTANAFLSVTAEGAALALPKTEMGQGVFTTLAMLVAEELGLSPAQVAVTIPEGDSARFAPIDQGTGGSSSVRELYKPLRQAAANARAALVGAAARQWGVPPERCDLVGGMVIEATGSRRLPVGDLLAAASAAPLPKDAPLRPGSAFRVIGKPTRRLDSLAKVTGEIVYGIDVRLPGMKVAMLAQCPMFGGTLAAFDEKAARATPGVVQLVKGTDVLFVVAETYWAAMQGYIAANPQWTAPKAPADHAHILTGLDEALAKPGFEAKSTGDLAAAKAKAARPFNATYRQPFLAHAPMEPGSCTAHVTPEGCTIWAGSQVPAQARDDAAKALGLPADKVTFHNCQMGGGFGRRLETDMVVRAVELARQVPYPVKLMWSREEDMKHDMYRPAYADQITAALDAGGRPIGWEHRIAGSSIMARLLGQGFNGVDADAIEGAVAIPYALDAHRVTFQQAESAVPTSWWRGVGGLRSAFVVESFVDELAHAAGQDPLAYRLSLVTDPRIRAVLKRAGREAGWGTPLPAGQGRGIAVLQLWGTIIALVLEARVADGAITVPRATVAVDCGLAINPLGVAAQVESGVIFGLSAALYGEVTIKGGRVEQSNYHDYRILRLNEAPAIATHIVDSGADPGGMGEPPCAVVAPALANAVFAASGKRLRTLPLAAALEGVS; this is translated from the coding sequence ATGAGCGGCGGCGTGGCTGGCGGCCTTTCGCGCCGGGGCGTGCTGCGCGGATCGGCCGCGCTAGGCCTTGCGCTGGTGGTGCCGGTGGGCCGGGCCTCTGCCGCGAAGGCCGCCGCGCTGACCGCCAACGCTTTTCTTTCGGTCACGGCGGAGGGCGCCGCGCTCGCCCTGCCCAAGACCGAGATGGGACAAGGCGTGTTCACCACGCTCGCCATGCTGGTGGCGGAGGAACTAGGGCTGTCGCCCGCGCAAGTGGCCGTGACCATCCCCGAAGGCGACAGTGCGCGCTTCGCGCCTATCGACCAGGGCACCGGCGGGTCCAGTTCGGTGCGCGAACTCTACAAGCCGCTGCGGCAGGCCGCCGCCAACGCCCGCGCGGCGCTGGTGGGCGCGGCGGCGCGGCAATGGGGCGTCCCGCCCGAACGCTGCGACCTTGTCGGCGGCATGGTGATCGAGGCCACGGGCAGCCGCCGCCTGCCCGTGGGCGATCTGCTGGCCGCCGCCAGCGCCGCGCCGCTGCCCAAGGACGCGCCGTTGCGGCCTGGCAGCGCGTTCCGGGTCATCGGCAAGCCCACCCGGCGGCTCGACAGCCTCGCCAAGGTCACCGGCGAAATCGTCTATGGCATCGACGTGCGCCTGCCCGGCATGAAAGTAGCGATGCTGGCGCAATGTCCGATGTTTGGCGGCACGCTCGCCGCGTTCGACGAAAAGGCCGCGCGCGCCACCCCCGGCGTGGTGCAGCTCGTCAAGGGCACCGACGTGCTGTTCGTGGTGGCCGAGACCTACTGGGCGGCGATGCAGGGCTATATCGCCGCCAACCCGCAATGGACCGCGCCCAAGGCGCCGGCCGACCATGCGCATATCCTCACCGGGCTGGACGAGGCGCTGGCGAAGCCGGGGTTCGAGGCCAAGTCCACCGGCGATCTCGCCGCCGCCAAGGCGAAGGCGGCGCGTCCGTTCAACGCGACCTATCGCCAGCCCTTCCTGGCCCATGCGCCGATGGAGCCGGGCAGTTGCACCGCGCACGTCACGCCCGAAGGCTGCACGATCTGGGCGGGATCGCAAGTGCCCGCGCAGGCGCGCGACGATGCCGCCAAGGCACTGGGCCTGCCGGCGGACAAGGTCACGTTCCACAACTGCCAGATGGGCGGCGGCTTCGGCCGGCGGCTGGAAACCGACATGGTGGTGCGCGCGGTCGAGCTGGCGCGGCAGGTACCCTACCCGGTCAAGCTGATGTGGTCGCGCGAGGAGGACATGAAGCACGACATGTACCGCCCCGCCTATGCCGACCAGATCACGGCCGCGCTGGATGCAGGCGGCCGGCCGATCGGCTGGGAGCACCGGATCGCCGGCTCGTCGATCATGGCGCGGCTGCTGGGGCAGGGCTTCAACGGTGTGGATGCCGACGCGATCGAGGGCGCGGTCGCCATCCCCTACGCGCTCGACGCGCACCGCGTGACGTTCCAGCAGGCCGAAAGCGCAGTGCCGACAAGCTGGTGGCGCGGCGTGGGCGGGCTGCGCTCCGCCTTCGTGGTGGAAAGCTTCGTTGACGAACTGGCCCATGCCGCAGGGCAGGACCCGCTGGCCTACCGCCTCTCGCTCGTCACCGACCCGCGCATCCGCGCGGTACTCAAACGGGCGGGGCGCGAAGCGGGCTGGGGCACGCCGCTCCCCGCCGGGCAGGGACGCGGGATCGCGGTGCTGCAACTGTGGGGCACGATCATCGCGCTGGTGCTGGAGGCGCGCGTTGCCGATGGCGCGATCACCGTGCCCCGGGCGACCGTGGCGGTCGATTGCGGGCTGGCGATCAACCCGCTGGGCGTGGCCGCGCAAGTGGAAAGCGGCGTGATCTTCGGCCTCTCCGCCGCGCTTTATGGCGAAGTGACGATCAAGGGCGGGCGCGTGGAACAGTCCAATTACCACGACTACCGCATCCTGCGCCTGAACGAGGCCCCCGCCATCGCCACGCATATCGTCGACAGCGGCGCCGATCCCGGCGGCATGGGCGAACCGCCCTGCGCTGTGGTCGCTCCGGCGCTGGCCAATGCGGTGTTCGCCGCAAGCGGCAAGCGGTTGCGCACCCTGCCGCTGGCGGCGGCTCTGGAAGGGGTATCCTGA
- a CDS encoding (2Fe-2S)-binding protein has translation MSYSLTVNGKQVTVDAGAIDMPLLWVLRDVIGLTGTKFGCGAGLCGACSVLMGGERFFSCQAPARAFIGQPVTTIEGLRDDPLGKRLQDAWVEADVVQCGYCQPGQLIAATALLKANPAPDDAAIEAGMSGNLCRCGTYPRIRKAVKLAAAGGKA, from the coding sequence ATGAGCTATTCGCTGACAGTCAACGGCAAACAGGTGACGGTGGACGCCGGCGCCATCGACATGCCGCTGCTGTGGGTGCTGCGCGACGTGATCGGGCTGACCGGCACCAAGTTTGGCTGCGGCGCGGGACTCTGCGGCGCGTGCAGCGTGCTGATGGGCGGCGAACGCTTCTTCAGTTGCCAGGCCCCGGCGCGCGCGTTCATCGGCCAGCCGGTCACCACGATCGAGGGTTTGCGCGACGATCCGCTGGGCAAGCGCCTGCAGGATGCCTGGGTCGAAGCCGACGTGGTCCAGTGCGGCTATTGCCAGCCGGGCCAGCTGATCGCCGCCACGGCACTGCTCAAGGCCAACCCCGCGCCCGACGACGCAGCGATCGAGGCGGGGATGAGCGGCAACCTCTGCCGCTGCGGCACCTACCCGCGCATCCGCAAGGCGGTGAAGCTGGCGGCGGCGGGAGGCAAGGCATGA
- a CDS encoding PLP-dependent aminotransferase family protein, producing the protein MRRGWSLTLQKRIRPAGSTPLYMQLAHALIHEIERGRLQPGSPLPSSRELASELGFNRKTVVTAYEELVAQGWLETADRKGTAVATRLPRGRPETPESSPPIGRQPIYRFVPPPSRPIAVPPGRLIKLDEGSPDGSLFPPEALARAFRTAALYAARRQQLGYRDPCGSERLRAGLAAMLREERGLVVSEENVCVTRGSQMGIALAARLLARPGAVALAEALTYEPAVAAFQAAGVPVLPVALDDDGIDVDAVERACRNGQVCAVFVTPHHQFPSTVSLAPERRLRLVELARQFGFAIIEDDYDHEFRFGSQPLLPMAAYAPDVVIYVGSLSKLLLPALRVGYIVAPAPVIAAAAHQVSISDGMGNSLTEDAIALLLEEGEVRRHARKATRVYGARRDALAQAVREALGDFVSARLPAGGLAMWLEFLDLDALARIESGAPAAGITFAASASYRLAPDAPHGLRLGFASYSSERTVEAVRILGHLGHS; encoded by the coding sequence ATGCGACGCGGCTGGTCCCTGACATTGCAAAAGCGGATCCGGCCCGCCGGGTCGACGCCGCTCTACATGCAACTCGCTCATGCGCTGATTCACGAGATCGAGCGGGGGCGGCTCCAGCCGGGGTCGCCGCTGCCCAGTAGCCGGGAACTCGCCAGCGAACTGGGCTTCAACCGCAAGACCGTGGTGACCGCCTACGAGGAGCTTGTCGCGCAAGGCTGGCTGGAAACCGCGGACCGCAAGGGGACCGCGGTCGCGACCCGCCTGCCGCGTGGCCGACCGGAAACCCCCGAAAGCAGCCCGCCGATCGGGCGTCAGCCGATCTATCGCTTCGTGCCGCCCCCGTCGCGGCCGATCGCCGTTCCGCCCGGGCGGCTCATCAAGCTGGACGAAGGCAGCCCCGACGGCAGTCTGTTCCCGCCCGAGGCGCTGGCGCGCGCCTTCCGCACCGCCGCGCTCTATGCCGCGCGGCGGCAGCAGCTGGGCTATCGCGATCCCTGCGGCAGCGAGCGGCTGCGCGCCGGGCTGGCGGCGATGCTGCGCGAGGAGCGCGGCCTTGTCGTCAGCGAAGAGAACGTCTGCGTCACGCGCGGCAGCCAGATGGGCATCGCGCTCGCCGCGCGGCTGCTGGCTCGCCCCGGCGCGGTCGCGCTGGCCGAGGCGCTGACGTATGAGCCGGCGGTGGCCGCTTTCCAGGCCGCCGGGGTGCCGGTGCTGCCGGTAGCGCTGGACGACGACGGTATCGATGTCGATGCGGTGGAACGGGCGTGCCGCAACGGGCAGGTCTGCGCGGTGTTCGTCACCCCGCACCACCAGTTTCCGTCCACCGTTTCGCTGGCCCCGGAACGGCGCCTGCGGCTGGTCGAGCTGGCCCGGCAGTTCGGCTTCGCGATCATCGAGGACGATTACGACCACGAATTCCGCTTCGGATCGCAACCGCTGCTGCCGATGGCCGCCTATGCGCCGGACGTGGTGATCTATGTCGGATCGCTGTCCAAGCTGCTGCTGCCGGCGCTCCGGGTCGGCTATATCGTGGCGCCCGCGCCGGTCATCGCAGCCGCCGCGCACCAGGTTTCGATTAGCGATGGCATGGGCAACAGCTTGACCGAGGACGCCATCGCCCTCCTGCTGGAGGAAGGCGAGGTCCGCCGCCACGCGCGCAAGGCGACGCGCGTCTATGGCGCGCGGCGCGATGCGCTGGCGCAGGCGGTGCGGGAAGCGCTGGGCGATTTCGTCAGCGCGCGGCTGCCGGCGGGTGGCTTGGCGATGTGGCTGGAATTCCTCGATCTCGATGCCCTGGCCCGGATCGAGTCCGGCGCGCCCGCCGCCGGCATCACCTTCGCCGCGTCCGCTTCCTACCGGCTGGCCCCCGATGCCCCGCACGGGCTGCGGCTCGGGTTCGCGAGTTACTCCAGCGAACGGACGGTGGAAGCCGTACGCATACTGGGGCATCTGGGCCACAGTTGA
- a CDS encoding FMN-binding negative transcriptional regulator, which produces MDFPSGTNGDLADLVAAYPLAWLTNSGPDGFFATPLPLIAETGPDGSIVALIGHCSRRNAQVAALRADPRAQILFMGPQGYVSPALVSRPHWAPTWNFAVATFDVTVAFGDDSETLPAVRLLTAHAEAPQSPPWQVEDAGERLPNLLSRIISFRATVHATDARFKLGQEEDVDVLREILAAYPDPVMAGWMRRLNADRLETDSLNADDAEAIIGETG; this is translated from the coding sequence ATGGACTTTCCTTCCGGAACCAACGGCGATCTTGCCGATCTTGTGGCCGCCTATCCGCTGGCCTGGCTCACCAACAGCGGGCCGGACGGTTTCTTCGCCACGCCGCTGCCGCTGATCGCCGAAACGGGGCCGGATGGCTCCATCGTCGCGCTGATCGGCCACTGTTCGCGCCGCAACGCGCAAGTCGCCGCGTTGCGCGCCGATCCGCGCGCGCAAATCCTGTTCATGGGGCCGCAGGGCTATGTCTCGCCCGCGCTGGTGTCGCGGCCGCACTGGGCGCCGACCTGGAACTTCGCGGTCGCAACCTTCGACGTGACAGTCGCATTCGGGGACGACAGCGAAACCCTGCCGGCGGTCCGCCTGCTGACCGCGCACGCCGAAGCACCGCAGTCCCCGCCCTGGCAGGTTGAGGACGCCGGAGAGCGATTGCCAAACTTGCTATCAAGAATCATTAGCTTTCGTGCGACGGTTCACGCTACGGACGCGCGATTCAAACTGGGACAGGAAGAAGACGTCGACGTGCTGAGGGAAATCCTGGCGGCCTATCCCGATCCGGTGATGGCCGGCTGGATGCGGCGGCTCAACGCCGACCGCCTAGAAACGGACAGCCTTAACGCGGACGATGCGGAAGCGATCATCGGGGAGACGGGATAG